The segment ATAGTTGAATATACATAAGgcctgagaaatgcagaaagaataaCAACCAGTGGATTCTGGAAAAATAGCAAATGTTCGTCAGCATTGTATAAGCCTCAGAGGTCtcattgcaaatatttttgttttgaaaaattgaaatgaagcaaaatatcAGCATCTGCAATTAAAATTTGGTCTTTAAACAGTGGAATACTGATCATGGGAACTACTGCCTGAGTACTTTTTCAGGtaactttattctttttatgaACTTTAGAATGCATCATATTATACCGAATTAACTTTTCTATTGTGATACTTAAGGTGTTGCATGCATTTGCTAATTTATAGGCTTGCTTTGCAGCctgctttcttttgtaataaTCTTCTGCAGACTGGGAGTAATTCCTGAAATTCTTAAAATTGTGTTGTTCCAGGCCTAATACGTTAGAAATTTAGATGGTAAATATGTTGGGAAAATTTTGCTCCAATAGACTTGCTCAATTATCTTTATCCCCAAAAGAGAGGAGAGTCCTTCTGGctttctttatttgaataaaggGATAGCCCACTGGGACATCCCCCTCTGGGGTCTCTCAGAGTATCAGACTCTGCAGATTCCCCCTCATCCTAACTTCCCAATCATGCtgtcccttcctcctttcctcattGGCTGCAGCACTCAGAGGTTACAGACTTCACTGTCTGCCTAATACGTGTTCCCCTTGTGACCTATGTATGTGACCTATTAGGCCTGCATTAAGTCCAGTGTTCATAAGTTTAAGTTGTCTGAAGACCTTAGCAACTAAAACTGTATTTGGTGAGAGTGTACAGATGGAGTGGGAAGGAATTTGCAAGCTTTTGCACAACAACTTGTGAGCAAGTGCATCTTATTCGCAAGTCTCTGCGTGAATGATTTTTATTAGCAAGGGTATCTCATTGGCAGGCCTCTGATTAAATGATTTGATTTGCAAGGGCATCTTCAAGCTTCTTTTATCTCAACGTATGTGGAAAAGAGGATAGAGAAAGTGACAGCAGAAgtgacactgaaaaaatataagGATGTCTGGACTGGTTCAATCCCCAGTATAGCAAACTAACTTACACCTTCAGATTTCCATGTGCAATTTAAAATCTCAGTATTTAACATAACCAGTTGCACAAACATTCCTTGTGTTCACAGGTCCAATGGAATTAATAGTGGGAAGAATGCCTGTTCTTTACAGCATTGCTCTAAAATTGTCAGCATTAAACAGGCAAGGTCTGTCTCTGTGCAAAAGGCTGTCTTAATAAGATTGTCACTAGCTCTCTAGAAAAGGGTTTCAACTAATGAGGCATAATTAGAGCCTCAAAGGAAAAGCATCAGTGAGGTCTCTGCAGCCCAACGCGTTCACTTTCTGTACCTGGCAGAAATGGatttattgtttctttgctttaagTACCCCTGAAGGCAGTGCTCCCTAATACAGACCTCTAGTCCCAGTAGATAAGGCTCAAAAACTTGCAATTACTTGTAATCTGTTGTTCTTGCATTGATGATGCAGTGGAAATGGCTTGTGTCTGTGTTGGCATGCTGTCTTTTCATAGTCTACTGTAGTGATGTACATTTGGCTGCAGTGAAGAAACTAATTAAGAACAGAGTTCGTTCATGGCTCCTTGCTATTGTCTGAGGGAGTCTTAATCTCCGGGGGCACTTTGTCCTCCTGACACCACATCAGGCAATCTGTTTTCACTTGCTTCTAAGAAAAGAATACGTCCTAAAGAAACTTAGTGACCCACCATAGTTGAACACAAGGCAATTTATTGATAGGTCAGAGAACTGAATAAAGGCCTCATACACTAACGCCACAGCTTCAGGGGGTTTTATGCATCACTTAGTAACAGCCCATGGAATAGGAGGCTTCATGACTTAAGTGAGAGGTTGTGATGAGCCAAATTTGGGGGTGGtttccagctgcctgcactgccCATCACTAAGATATACAGTGGTAGCCTGAGTCAATTAATGCAGTCTCTTCACTAAAAATATTAGTCCCTGGTTTCTGttatctgctttcatttttcttaaattatacTGTAAAAATGTGCAGAGGTGCAAAGTGCTCTTCATGTTCTGCTGAGCTGTAACACTTAGCCTTGTTTCCTGTCATGTTCCCAGCGCTGAAAGCATCTCTTAATAATTTGAAAAGCTGATTGCTGTGGTGATAAAATAGCTGTGTTTGTGTATGcaatgatgcaaaaaaaaatgctattcttGACAGCAGTAATAAGGCTGCACAGTAAAAATAGTTGAAACTGTATTTGTCTATGCTTTGCCCAGTTCAGGTAGTCTGACCGCTTTTTCAGTATGCCTTGACTGATCTAAGATGTCTTGGCTTATACGTGGTAAGGCTTTGCTACAGTCTAGTGTTTAtgtgaatttaaagaaatatgtgGTTCTTCATGTTAGTAGTTGTGGCTTCACCTCTTGCTTTCTAACAGAACCAGAATGCAGGAGGAAATGTGCAGAAACATCATACAGGCAACTTTGTAGGAAGGAATGTTTGGGATGATGTTGCATCGCTTCTGTTAACTAGTTCTAGCCTGTAgttttttcttgtctgctttGAGTCACCACATCTGGACCATGGTTTTCAGTCTGAAGATGCATCTGGTGCTGTAACATGCATTCAGTGAGGAATGACTAACTTCCGACTTATTTGGACTTCAGATGTCTTCTAGAGCTCAGCTGGCATGcctgttatttgttttgtacCAAAGTGTCTAGTAGCTTCACACAAGTACAGAAAGCTTCAATTTCAAATAGCTATTGCTTTTAAGCTGCTGTATGCAGAATCTCTGTGTAAACAATCTATTTACACTTAAACTGGTTCATAGTCAGGGGTTCTCACACCAGAAGTATTTTAATGGTTTCAAGCAGTCCTGTAGGCTCCATCTGAATGGCTGCAAGTGTGAAGCTCCTGCAAGATTTCATGTGTATGATATGCCTGGAAATGCAAGAAAGGCAACCACTAGCATTGGTGgtatacaaatgtatttaatcTTTCAGTCTTTGTTACTGAAGCTTGCTTGCAAATGATGTTGATTAGTGTGATACCACTGATGCATAGTACCTGGTACTCACTGAAACGTTTTCCTGGTGCTGGAAGCTGACGTAGAAGGGAGAAATATTGCAAGGACACATCAAAAATGTTGTAGGGATATGGTCCATGGTATAATAAACACATGACGCGCATTGTGGcagtggctttatttttatgttcaaGCATGGTAGAATACAGACTTTCTTATTGGTGGCAGTGACAGATAGCAGTCTGCTCAACCCATGTCTAAGGAATATTGGAGtgtgcaatttttatttcatcagtaTATTGAAATTGCACTGAGGTTACTCAAGCTCCAGATTTTCCCCCAGACAACTATGCAACGCAGTCAAAATGCATGCAGAGCAAATAGATTCCATGGATAATTTTTTATCAGCTTCAGCTACTTTTTACCACCAAGTTTTAAACCAAGTATTTTATTACCTTTAGGAAGTAGATTAACATACATGGAGCTTAATTTCTGCTgtatccttctcttttcttgccTCTTTATGCTTCCACTGAAGTAGGCCCATTAACTGTTTTGCTGACTGTCATTTTTGGTATCCTCCTCTTGTGTAACTGACCTCTTTGTGGgccttttctccctgctgtaAGGGGATGACCGATTCGGAGTGTCAATGCCTCTTTGCTCTGCCTACCTAAACTGAATGGTAGAAATGGTAATGAACTCAGTGTCTGAAGCTCCCTTTCTTCGCTTAGGATTCTATATTTGAAATCCAAATTCTGTTGGATTTGCCTTAATCTGGaattatgattctgtgaactttgATATTTAAGTCCTCAGTACTTTATTCATGAGTGAATAATGACTCCCTAAAAAGATATTTActtaagtaaaaacaaatggaaatacaaattgctgctgctgcttcaaaaTAGCTCTCGgtttggttttcagttttttagaTGAGTAGGAAGGGcatgttttctcttgtttcctccttcccacggcaggaagaaaagaaatggaggagTTAAAAACTTGATGAGAATACTGTTTTAGCTAGCACATAGCTGGATATGTGAGAAATCTGCATCGTTagattttctggaaaatagCAATATGAACACTGTGTCAAAGGGAATAACTGGGTGAtgcaatggaaagaaataatgttttggcTTACCTATTTTCCTGCCCCTTCCTATTGCAGTTCTTAACATCTGTATGTTATCAGTTTGTTCATGTGCTTTTGAAATGACTGTCTGCTTTGTAGTTCTAATACgcatctttcttttaattttaggttctgtcttcattttgctGACTCAAACCACAGATTacaaggagaggagagagaagtggAATAAAACAGTCAACTGCCAAAGGAAAATGTCAGACTAGCCAATGGCAATTACTGTTACTGACCTGTAGACTTCTTTCACAgtgggaaaatgaaatgctttagaTTCAAAGCTTATAAAATATCTTATGCAGACTTTCCTCGCTGAATTTCAAGTAGACTAAAAACTCTAATCATTTCTGTTAGGAAATGGAAATATGATTCCTTGCTGGTGTCTTCCTTCTTGTTTCccttttgcaattttttttgtctgggaTAAGAAATCCTAAACTAGTTGTATGGAGGCAGCTAAATGTGCGGTTGATGGTCATGGATGATGCAGGAACTTCTGATTTATGGCTCTGCGATGACACTTGATTAGGGAAAAGATTGAAAATTGGTCATGTGCTGCATTACCAAAGCTTGCAGTAATAATTAAGGTCATACTTTCTTCCAGTTCCTAAGAACTGAACTCTGGGGTGATGTTCCCCAGAAGGTGTGAGCAACTAAGTTATCATTTTTGTTTGGAGACGGAAATAATATGAGAATGCCCAGAAGAGGCTTAGTAATTCAAGCCAGGACTCGCTGGCTGTTAGTGGGCATTGCTTTTCTATTCAGTTTAGTCTTGCTCATGTATTTGCTTGAGTGTGCCCCACAAACAGATAGTAATGGATCTTTACCTGGCATTATAGGTGAAAACATGGGTAAAGAGTACTATCAAGCTCTCTTGCAGGAACAAGAAGAGCATTATCAAAACAGAGCTACTAGTCTGAAACGTCAAATTGCCCAGTTAAagcaagagctgcaggaaatgagTGATAAACTGAAAACTCTGCAGGATAAAAAGAGCCCCAAGGTCAATGGCGTGAACTACCAGGGCACCAAAGAACAAGCATCAAATGATCTCCTAGAGTTTCTTCATTCCCAGATTGACAAAGCTGAAGTGAGCATGGGGGCGAAACTGCCCAGTGAATATGGTGTCGTTCCTTTTGAAAGCTTTACGTCCATGAAAGTATTCCAGCTGGAGATGGGGCTCACTCGACATCCAGAAGAGAAACCTGTAAGAAAGGACAAACGAGATGAGTTGGTGGAAGTTATTGAGGCTGGCCTAGAAGTTATCAATAATCCAGATGAAGAAGATGGtcaagatgatgatgatggagTAGGAGAGAGGCAGCTGTATAGCGAAAATGACTTTGTAGAAGGTATGTCTGTTAGATGATATCCAGCCAGTTAATGAAATGTCACCACAGGCATTTaatgatgtttgtttttctagggTTTTTTTACCTAGTCAAAAATAGTCTTAAACAGTAATTAAACAGTAATAACTTGTATTTCCAACAGAGAATATTAGTGCTTAATTATGTTGTGTTCTGAATATGAAGCCAGATAACCATTTCTGAAGAGGGGTTCCACAGGGAGTGTACAGGGAAAGCTGTATCTGCTTAAATTATTGAGGCATTCATAACTGATTTTAGTGTCTTCGTTGCAACTGCTATTGCTTTTAAGTAATTGAAAGATTTCTAGAGAAACTGATTGCGGTGGGAGGGAGAAACTGATTCCTTTTCCAGCGTAGTTGAGCTACTTGGCTATGAATGTGCAGGGTATTTTCTTCACTCATCTCTACACCACCTTCAGTTAATAGTCAGGCTTCTGACTCACAGAGTTGGCATACTCATGCTGAGGAGAGTGTGTTGGCAGACTGATATGTTTTGATCATGTCATCTGAAGAGACCCTTCACGGTGTACTAGTCATGAGGTCTACTAAGATGTGTGACCTTGAACCAGGCTTACTGGAAAAGCATGTAAGCAGGTTACACGGAAACATGGAACTGTTAATATGAAtacttgtttcagttttcttgttctCTCATCTGTTCTTTCAACAGTTGTGAATTTAATTACAGAACATATGGAAACAAATGCAACAGTTATACTTTCAACACTTACTGGCATGctaaaaaaatgcattacataGAGTTTCTGTAAAGCTTGGCTTTCAAGGTACAATGTAATGCTGGTGAAGATGAGTATTATCAAAAACTGCCCTAGTACCTGCGTTCTTGTATTTACAGTACTAGATACAGTTCATGCTtccataacagaaaaaaaaattagaccaTACTATAAATGAGAGCATTACTATAGAAGGGATTTTGGTTCTCAACAGTACTGATGTCTGTACTACTAGGCAGCCACATGTTGGAGAAGGGTACAGCTGGCCTTGAAATAATTAGTTGTTTCAGTTGAAGTTGAACCAGCTAGTTGGCTAGTTTAGCTAGTTGGTCTATAGCTcaaaaaaagtctgcttttaaCACTACTGTATTTAAAGTTTAATGCAAGACTCTTCCTTCAGGAAAGTGGGCCTGGATATAGAATCCAGTTCATTGTGTCAGTATAATATAGCCAGTGCAGCATTAAGCCCTTATTAGGGTTTTCacttaaaactgtattttatctGGAGGTGGTCATTCTTGCAGTGtcttagtattttatttttaagtgtgcaactgcttttttctttgtttcacatACTGCTTATGCTCTAGAGGACTTTTTTTTACCTATACTGAAGTAGATACTCACTTCTGTTAGTGTATTGACTTCAATGGCTGCAGATGCCCAAGGAAGCAGATCTAGCACCTTACTTCATACATACACATAGCACATACTTCATACCTCTACTTCTGTTTGCAACAGTATATTTATAGTTGTTCTTGGAAAtgaaactaatttatttttgttttaaaggcagTTCCCTAAAGCATAGGTTACTGCATATGTTTTCTACAGTTCCTGTACTTAAATGAAATATCTTTATGCTATAGCTCATGTGGATGTATGAGCAGCTAGTTATAGTGATGTATTCTCCTGTCTTGTCCGTCGGACAGAAGTTGTGGGATATGTGGgtgttgtgtgtttgtgtatgtgaaaaaaaacaactggctAATTTAGATACTaggcaagcaaaaaaaaaaagacttattaactgttttctgttgttgttgtttcaaaCTTAGAGCTAAGAAATGGACCCAGTTGATAGTGGATCTTCACACTGTAGGTGTCTCATGCTGTGGCTCTCTGACTGGGGATCTTATGTGTTACCTCACTCGTCAGTGTCTTGATAGAAGTCCAGGTGGAAAGTTGGTCCCTTCCCTTTTGGAAAACTCTGCTCCCTTAAGCTATAATAAACTGTTTGGTTCAAACTTTATTGCAGATTCTGTCTACTGAAAAAGACATAACGGTTCCTGTAAATATCCATCACCCTGATGCATCAGGGTGATACTGCCTAACAGTATCTCACCATCATTACTATGTATgtagctgtttttcttcttcacttctaTAGTCTTTGAGGCCCAGTCAGTGGAGTATCACTGTCTTTGTTTAAAAGAATGATCCAgatgtttttcttaatatatttcAGGATTCACTTACATTGGAGTTGCTTTCTGTAACAAAGGTGGCAGCTTTCCTATTGCCGTTTTTCCTCTATGTGCTCAGGCAAAATTACTACAACTACACTGTGACTGTTGGCAGACTTAAAGCAATAATGTTaagttcaaaataatttaaaaaaattgaattaatgCATTGCAACTTTAAAGCTACTttctgaaaattacaaaattactTCTGTGTGAAGCTCAGCTGACTTCTTTTGAACAGTAAAATAGCGAATTTCTTACATCTAtagagctttgttttgtttttacccTTTTTGCTGTGATAGAATTCTcatattaacagaaaaagatCTGGCCTAGAAATACGTTATTCCCTTTGCATGATGAACACTCCTAGAGGGGCTTAAGTTTcagttttatgtattttcacaaatgaaagTACGTGCAACTACAAACAACGAACATAATTGCTGATTTGGGCTTTCTAGGGTAGTAGTTGATTAAAATTAGGAAACTTGAGATCCATGTTTCAATAATACTGAGAACAGGAGATGAGTAAGAGAGGAAGAACATAATATTACTTATCCATCCACTTTCTTCAGAAGTCTGTGGTATTTAAATCTTGAGTGGTGATGCAAAGCTTAAGATCCAGTTTGTTTGGTAAGAAACAGAACTCTGCAAAGTGAGTAAAGCTTCTTGGACCAGGAATAACAACTgttaaattatttctgctgctttttacttctttccctATAGAGCTCTATCTTGGATGGCAGCCAGAATATGCTAGTTGGAAGGTGAGATAGTTTTTGTTACATAACAAGTCAGTCCTGGGtgttaaactgaaaatactAACTAGTAGAACAGCTGTTggttctttttctgtctgttctcAATTCTGATTTCTGTGCATGGAAGCTTTAATCTCATAAAAGTATTCAAATTAGTAGATTACCTAAGAAGGCTCACTCTTAGCAAGGGGAGTAACTCTTGAAGGATATACTTGCTATTAAAAACAGTTGTGGAATTGATAAGATGTTGAGATGCAAATATTTGGAATTCTGTATTCCACCAGTTGAGTGCTGACAAGGCAATATGTGAAATTGAGTTTGGAAAATACTGGTGTaactctgaaattattttaatatggattttttaattctgcCCTCTACCAGACCTCAGTTATACTCTGTTAGACTGTGGTGTAAGTTTATCCTTTGATTTGATAAGGTACTGACGACTGTGCTTTTTAGAAATTTCACTTACCTGTTTTAGCataattttcatctttatgTAGCTATTGGATGCTGGAAAAAAGGAACATAATATTCAGTACTGAATTCTAATATATACAGGAATACTGGTATAACATATGTGCTGCTTATCGCGTGAGAACATGTTGTGAAAATACTGGTGCATCAACTGCTCCCATAGCCAAGAAGCTCTTTTCAGGCTCCAGTGCTTGATTAGtcagcagagggctggagtgaAAAACTGTGAGGGATTTATGATCTCTCTGCTTCTAACAGTCAACACTGGATTTTCTCTGTTACAGTGAAACAGCCTTTTTGTTACTTCTAGTTTGGAAAAGCACATCAGTTTCAAACTAAGCGTTAAAATGTGCCTATTTTACATAGCTCTGTgttaacaaaggaaaataagtggATTGGTGTGTCTTGCACAACTTTGTTCAAAGAgtaaaaaatgcttgaaaagtTAGGGTCAGTTACCATTTACTTGCAGTCACAACACCAGTTTGCTCTGCTATACCATGTCTCCCACAGCCCTTCTGAGGCAGCAATGGTGTTTCCTGTGAGTTCTGCCAGTGCTCATGTGTGCCTGCAACAAACAGGTTTCAAAGAGTTAAAGACTGAATGGGAGTTTGCTATAAAAGAGGCTGTTGGGCAGATATAAAACAAGGgcaacaagaaggaaaaatggggAATGAAACTGAGGGATCATGGGGGAAAGTTTAGGGAAAGCACTCTGGGCAACTACATAGGAGGCTGAGCTATTGGGAATCTGGGATCCAGAAGGGAAGTATCTTGGGATAAGATGGTATACGTGTtcctgtgtgcagttctgggctttacagtgaaagaagaatatgaaaatacTAGACTTATTTCAAAGGATGGCTGCCAAGATGGTGAAGGATCTGTggggcaagatgtatgaggagcagctcaGTCCCTGGATGTGCTCaacctggagcagaggaggctgaaggaAGCCCTCatggcagcccccagctcctctctgggagcctctgctctctggtgacagcgacagggcccgagggaacggcatggagctgcatcatGGGAGGGACAGGTGGAGGGTTAGGAAAAGATTgttcaccagagggcagtggtcatggcccctGACATGCTCAAGAAGTATTTGAACAACGCTCTTAGGTATATGGCTTAACCCTGAAGTTGCCCTGCAGGAAGTCAGGAGTTAGACTCATtgatcctcatgggtcccttcctACTTGAGATATACCATGATTCGTAACTAGCACAATGGGGTCTGTGTGGCCAGCTTAAGTGGAAGCTGTTTGGTTCATAGTCTAGATTGCTTCTTCACTACAGTGCCCTTATTTTCCTGAAGGGAGAGAGGAGTACTGAGGTGGGACGGACACAGAGTAATACTACTGGTGGATCTTTCCTGTCATTACTTCATGTTCTGAGGTTAACATGAGGTAGTATCAATACAGGATTAGcaatgcagagcacagcacagccaagtCTTCGGATGAGTCTTGGCCTTTTTCATGGTATAGAATTGGAGAGGCTGTTCGGTGCAGCTTACTTCGTTGATTTTCCTTAAATGAAAGCAGTCAGCTAACTGAAATACTTGTTCTGAATGGGGTAGATTCTCTGATGTGCATTAGGAGTcttacagtaaaataattaaaaatattgaagtagGTAATCCTAGTTACAGAGGACTTGTattatcaaatagtgttgttagCTTTATAGGAAACTACTTCTGCCTATGTCCCTAGATGACCATGTCTATGGTAAAATGCTACTGTTCCTGTTAATGGGATAGAAAACACTGTAGCTAATGGTCAGCagcaaaaatattaaagcattCCAGCATTTAttatatgaattttttttaggTAGCACATTTCAGACTTAACAGGCTTTTTGAAGCAAGTTATTGTCATCTGCGCTGCTCACAGCTTGTGTTGTGTTTATTGCTGGCCAGATGATCTCAGCTATTGCTGTGAGCTAGCTCAGGGGAAGATCTTTGCCAAACAGTTTGAGAACAGGCAATATTAGATTTCAGCCATCCTTTTTGATAGCAAATAACTGAATTCCTTTTTGGTTGGGAAGACCCAACTCTATTTATGTTTGAAAAGTTTGTGGGACCATagaacttcttttcttctctaagaagcagagggagctggagaTAATTTGTGATTGTTTTTGAGATCATTTATAAGAAGGTAGGAGACTGAGCTTGACTTGAGCTTGCtaatacaagcaaaaaaaaaaaacaaccacttaACAGCTTTGCTTGACACTTTTTAGTTCTCAGGAGAaaagtgtttctgaaaatacagttgCTGGGATCTTTTGACTTTATAAATTACTTGTGTGACTTATTCTTCAGGTTACTATCGTACAGAAAGAGATAAGGGGACACAATATGAGCTGTTTTATAAGAAGATGGATGGCATGGAATACAGACATGTCACATTGTTCCGACCATTTGGACCCCTCATGAAAGTGAAGAGTGAGACTGTCGATATTTCTAGATCAATCATTAACATTATTGTTCCTCTTGCTGGAAGAACTGAGGCATTTGCACAATTTATGCAAAACTTTAGGTAGGTGCATGAGATTACATAGTGAGCTATGTTGCTGACTTtgagtattttgttttcagaatgaaatttctATTCTGATAGATTTGTGACAAAAGTAATGATTCCAACATTGCGTGCAACTGCCTGGGGATGTTTGTAATTTCATCCTATTGTatggagaaaatggaaagaaccAAAAGGAACTGAGAAATTCACAAGCACCACCAAACTCTTTTTAGAGCACATGACAGGGCTGTTGTGAGCCTGGGCACGCGTGATGTTGAACATCTTTCTATTTACATCAGCTTTTGAGCTCCTGTGTGTAAGATAAGTTGTATTGGAGCTTTCTGGTTCAAACATAAAAATGGGAGAAGTgggaaaacttcattttattcagtCTGACCAGAATACTTAAATCTGCGAATACATTTAAACGCAATAGTTATAAAGTATCTGAGGCATCTGTAACATTGTTAGCAGTAATTAATATCAGCTTATCTTCATGCTTCTAGAGATGTGTGCATTCATCAGGATAAGCGTATCCACCTCACTGTGGTGTATTTTGGACAAGATGGTCTATCAGAAGTAAAATCCATTCTAGAGTCTGTATCTAGGTAAGTGTGTCAATCtttataaacaaaaacatttaaaaagtttGTATTGAAACAATACAAAGAAGAATCTTGCTATGGGCTAGTAGGAAAATAACTTGATTTTGGTTGACATTTTACAGCTTAAGTTGCGAAAGTCTCCTGAAGACTTACTAAATATCGAGCTTAACAAATCAAGATTAACAGCAGTGGCTTTGAGGTTTCAGTCTGACAGTCTGAAAAACTGCAGGGCTGAATCTTGCTGTGAATATTCAGTCATACTAACAGACTCATAAGAATTGAAATTCTTCTGAAGTGGAATGTATGTCTGGATAGTTGTTTCAttggaaaattcatttttatttaatgataaggaagaaaaatgattggCTTCTGTATTCAGGGCAGGCTGGTCAGCTACTGAGTCTGTCTGAGGAGTTGAGCTTTGCCCTCTGTCCTCTAGGTAATATGTAGTGAGTCCATTTCCCTCTGCTGTAAAACAACTCtaaatgaagtatttcatcGTGACTGTCAGAGCAAATAGCATTACGCTAGCTTATTATAAAATTGGTAAATGTTACTCTTCCGGTTCCAAGAACAAGTTTGCTCAGTGAAACAACAGACCTGCCTTACCTTTAGGTTGGTCAGTAGTGTCTATGGTATCTAAggagctcctgctctgcctgagCTCTTCTCAATCCTGAGCCTATGATAAATGTTATGAGCCCATAACATTTGTGAACTTAGAATGGGCATAGACAGCGTTGTTGCTGGCTTAAAATATCATGGTCAGTTGATCTGGCATGCATGGGAATCTTCTAGGAAGCAAGGAATGCTTCTGTCTTACTCCCGTAAAGCCTGCGTGACACACAGCCTGTCTTTGTGCTGGCTTCTTCTGTTTCTGGGGCACTTTCTGCCACCTGCTGTGTTCCCTATGAGACTTGCTGTTCCTCTAACAACAACCAGTCACGCTCAGAGTGGCAAACTCACAAAATCATTATCTGATATCTTTTCAGTGGAATTACCGTTGAGTATATTCACTCTGTTCTCTTCAGGAATTTTCCTCTGAATCAGACACACTTTGCCTGAAAGTATTCGTTCCTCAGATGTATTTCCAACCTCTCATTGCTATTCTTTCACTCGCATACAGAGAGCTCAAGCGTGCGTACTGCTGGTCCGAAACAGTGATGAAAAGCAAATTGACTGGGTCATGGTGGCATCAATATATAGATGACCTTTTGCCACATGAGTTTGGTGGTGCTAGGCTTTCTACTTGTCCTCCTCTCAGACTTGGTGAAGATGTTAGAGGAACAGACAGAGCTATTGTcttatgaatttaaaataatatcagtTGCCTGAAGGCCTTTTAAATCTGTTTGAATGATTTATTGCGAAGTGAAGTTACAGAATAAGACTTTTTGCACTGTGTAAAGTCTGCTACTTGAAACACACAGCTAAGTGggaactgatattttttctcatcCGGATGATGtaattggattttaaaaaagcttctGGAGCAACATTActgtaaaatgctgaaaaagtaTAAATAGCCTCTTCTG is part of the Numida meleagris isolate 19003 breed g44 Domestic line chromosome 5, NumMel1.0, whole genome shotgun sequence genome and harbors:
- the CSGALNACT2 gene encoding chondroitin sulfate N-acetylgalactosaminyltransferase 2 — encoded protein: MRMPRRGLVIQARTRWLLVGIAFLFSLVLLMYLLECAPQTDSNGSLPGIIGENMGKEYYQALLQEQEEHYQNRATSLKRQIAQLKQELQEMSDKLKTLQDKKSPKVNGVNYQGTKEQASNDLLEFLHSQIDKAEVSMGAKLPSEYGVVPFESFTSMKVFQLEMGLTRHPEEKPVRKDKRDELVEVIEAGLEVINNPDEEDGQDDDDGVGERQLYSENDFVEGYYRTERDKGTQYELFYKKMDGMEYRHVTLFRPFGPLMKVKSETVDISRSIINIIVPLAGRTEAFAQFMQNFRDVCIHQDKRIHLTVVYFGQDGLSEVKSILESVSRETNFHNYTLVSLNEEFNRGRGLDMGARAWEKGEVLMFFCDVDVYFTAEFLNSCRLNAEPGKKVFYPVVFSLYNPAIVYANQDIPPPVEQQLVHKKDSGFWRDFGFGMTCQYRTDFLTVGGFDLEVKGWGGEDVHLYRKYLHGDLIVIRTPVPGLFHLWHEKHCADELTPEQYRMCIQSKAMNEASHSHLGMLVFREEIETHLRKQAYRTNSEAVG